CATGTTTCCACCTAGGACAAGGGGCTTCCCCAGAGGAATTCTTCACCATTGTCCAGTTCTCATGGTTGAAATTATATACCCATAATTCATCTGTTGGTGTCCCTTTATTTGTCGTGTCCCCTCCAAACAGATAGAGAAATTTATAATTGATATTATCTTTTGTAACTCTATCTAGCCAAACTATGGAAGAAAAGACTCTTCCCGATGGACATATCCCTTTATGCTTTATTTCTGACCATTCTCCACCAATAAATTTATGACCCGTATTTAACAATTCATTATTTCTGTTCAATCCTCCCCAAATAACGGTCGTATAAGTACTAGAGCAAAAGGTGTAAGAATGCCCATATCTTGTTCCTGGAATGGACTCTAATTTGTAGGTATACTTAGACCATGTATCTTCCATAAAGTCATACATGTAGCAATCTTTTGCCAGTACATTTGGCCCACATAATCCTCCAAATAACAATAACGATGGGTTGTTATTAATATTGTATGTTAATGTCATAGACGAATAGGCTCTTTTCCCTGGATTTACACTCAACTTTTTAGATGTAAATGTGTTGAGGCCATAAGTAAATGTTAGAAATTCGTCCAGATATTCATTTTTCGAATTGATTCCCCCGTATATGAAGAACTCATTCTCGTATTCTACTATAGAGTGGCCAtacttttttgtaaacaCTTTATTATCATGATAAATATGCGACAGAAAAAATTCTGGTGGGGACATGACACAATCCGCTACTCTTGAGTTGGGGCTGGGAGTGGAACTGGGTTTCCCTTCTTCATTCAGCTTAGAGGAactatataaatttttgaacGATTTGGATTCATTTCCAACTAGCATATTATCATCTTGAGACCCCTTTTTCGTCACGCCACTTTTTGATGATGCGAATGTTCCTGACTTTTGAATAGATAATTTTCCATTCACGTCCAAAGCATTGTCAACGCTTCGCATGCTGCTGTTTTTGCTGAACATCTCCGCTTTGTCTGTCGTGTAGTTCTGTGAGAGAGTGGAGTTTTTggactttttctttttgaagaatttcttttgcttttcattttcggaAAACTCCTCAGTTTCGGAAAAGTCTGATATATCCGACATTTTGCTGATGGGGAGACAGGGTGATATGATTGCAATTCGTCGTGCTATATTCGGCTGCTATTGGTATGGCGGTTTATCCAAAACGCTGCAGCAGTTCTTTTCGAAAAAACGATACTATTGGCCCTATTACTCTTTCTTTTGATGGTGAACGGAAGAAAACCTTGTGTCGTTGGAAAAATTCACTCATTAAGAGTCTCCTAACACGAGATTTAGCTGCAGCTTGTGAGAAATAAGCAAATTCGGCCTGTTTGTTGTTACCTTTCCTTCTGCATTTGATCGTTCATATGTACTTATTCAGACATGTTTACGCATTTATCGCGTTTTCTCCAACTTGGGTATTTAATCGCAGTGTCCAATTTGTAGGAGAAATATTGGGAGATCAAAACagcaaaacttttttttaaaacaagtTCACTGTTGTCATAccctttaaaaatgaaagggaGGCCAAATAAACttacaaagaaaaatggcacatgagaaaaaaataatattggGGCACAATTGAGGGGGGTAAACACTCATCCGAtaaacacacatatatatttgccCATATATGCACACTTTTAAGAGAACATATAAAAGACAACAAATTTTACAACACTTAAAAAAgattacgtaaaaaaaaaaaaaaaaaacgcataatGAGCCTCACAtaattacgaaaaaatgttacacaCATTAAGTGAGAATAAAAACGAAAGCGTAATTTTAACAACAGGCATTTTTTAACCATGcaaatatttatgaatacATGTAtggtagtaaaaaaaaaaaatccatttcGCACATAACAGCTAGCTTTTTACACACATttcaaagtttttttttttttttttctcccatcctgttttactttttcgttttaacaacatatatattcgaataaaatgaagtcatgtgaacatttttaaaaatgtacattcaCATGCCGCATTTGTGAAAACCTCATTCTTACGCCTTTGTTTTGAGAAAAAAGCTctacattttgaataaacatcaaatttgtaaaaaaaaaaaaaaaaaaaaggggacaagtACCTATTGCATACTCTTATAATCAATATAGAGCCTTAATAAGCGCTGTACAACAGAGTCATTATGTAGAGGTTGTGAGGAACAGTCACACGCGCAAATTTAGGCATATCTTTTGGCGCGCATAAAACTGtacaaaaacagaaaaatgaaaaggaatgtattcatttaaaataaaaaaaatcacgtTGAGGTGTTAAGAGGTTGAGTTGTTAAAGCTTGAATTACGTGTTAAATATGAATCTTCGAcgtagtttattttttgcaactccCTTTTGCATTCCTTTGCATGTCAACATAAATGTAAGACAGCTCAGCTTGTCAATATGGTGGAAAACATGAAGGCACAGTATGGCAAATAGGTTAAATctgtcgcaaaaaaaagggatgtcCGTAATCAAAATGCTTAATTAAAATGGTACaggcggaaaaaatgtatacatatatgtatatgcacatcTACACTTTTTCTTAACTACGCAGAACATGCTTTACAGCAcgtgtttgaaaaaaaaaagttccgCGCAAACAATTCGGGCTTATTTTGGGAACACTTAACCATGTTCATTCGGNNNNNNNNNNNNNNNNNNNNNNNNNNNNNNNNNNNNNNNNNNNNNNNNNNNNNNNNNNNNNNNNNNNNNNNNNNNNNNNNNNNNNNNNNNNNNNNNNNNNNNNNNNNNNNNNNNNNNNNNNNNNNNNNNNNNNNNNNNNNNNNNNNNNNNNNNNNNNNNNNNNNNNNNNNNNNNNNNNNNNNNNNNNNNNNNNNNNNNNNNNNNNNNNNNNNNNNNNNNNNNNNNNNNNNNNNNNNNNNNNNNNNNNNNNNNNNNNNNNNNNNNNNNNNNNNNNNNNNNNNNNNNNNNNNNNNNNNNNNNNNNNNNNNNNNNNNNNNNNNNNNNNNNNNNNNNNNNNNNNNNNNNNNNNNNNNNNNNNNNNNNNNNNNNNNNNNNNNNNNNNNNNNNNNNNNNNNNNNNNNNNNNNNNNNNNNNNNNNNNNNNNNNNNNNNNNNNNNNNNNNNNNNNNNNNNNNNNNNNNNNNNNNNNNNNNNNNNNNNNNNNNNNNNNNNNNNNNNNNNNNNNNNNNNNNNNNNNNNNNNNNNNNNNNNNNNNNNNNNNNNNNNNNNNNNNNNNNNNNNNNNNNNNNNNNNNNNNNNNNNNNNNNNNNNNNNNNNNNNNNNNNNNNNNNACCTTCTTTCAATAGTGCTATATAATTTACGTCATGTGTTAACATTtaatcaaaaaaggaatattttgTTCGGTTGCCTCTTCTGGGCTCAATAGTATGGAAAATTTGTGTGTGTCATTCTAGGACGTGATCTTCAGCACGCACGTAAGAAAAGGTACGTATGCACCTCGACAGGCGTAGTAGCATATATGCTTCGTTACAAAGCAATATTTCTACACACGAAGACGcaacgcattttttttctgcggaAAATGCCTTGACAAGTCGACTATGACATTCTTGCGAAATACATGCGCggcagaaaagaaaaaatcaatcaACGTAGTTGTATAGCGAAATTTTGGCCAAATAGACGCAGCACATAGTGACGTAAAGAGGACCGCAtaatggcgaaaaaaaattgctatttcctccttttctggATTCTTGCCTTGCTTACAACCCTCCTCAACGTGAAAGGCAAAGTGTTCCACGGAAGCTTCaatattagaaaaaatgaaaaaatacactaCTTGACAAAATTTAGCTGCAGCATAGGGACGTGCCAAttcaacataaaaatgaagcttAAGGATAACATCATTGCAAAGTTGCTTCATTACTACTACAAAATGAGCAGCAAATCATCCACTGATGGGGAAGACCATACGGATAAGTTGTTTCACATGGATTATGATAATGCATACCATGTATTGATAAACAATGACCTGCATGGCGTATCCCAGAGAGTAACGCTAATGCTGGAtattgaacaaaattatgtaaatcAAGGGGAGAAGTGTCAAGCGTTGGGAAATTTAAGAAGCGTCCACAGATTGAATATACCTTTTCACTTTAAATACTCAGATCTAGTTAACAGCAAAACGTACAACATAAAAACTTTTATGAGTAATAAATATTCCATATCATTCAATACAATTCACagtgaattaaaaaacaacaagGTGTTGCAATCGGAGATTTCTAGCTACGCTTCTGCTATGAATGAAAAGGATTTTAATTACGAATACGTAAACATTAGTGCCAAAACGACACATCGTGTTCACGTATGGTTTTTAATGTTTGACGATTGTTACCACAGTTTTATCCGTAATTTGAAGCTAAATATAAAGGCTAAAATAGCCTActgggaatattttttaagtgccgcaaagaagaaggacatTTCGAGCCTAGCGTCTGCCGCGTGGGATCAGGACATTATCGACGATGCCCATTCGGATGGTGACGACGATAGTAACGACAATTCCAAGTTCTACAAatcatacaattttgatAAGAATacccttttggaaaatccTAAGAGACTCCtctttttcgaaaataattttacaaaggGGGAGATAGAAGACATgtcttttttcctcaaatattacaactttaaaaatatgaagaattttacaaacatgtacaacaatttgtataaaaatggattCTACGAAAAAGTGATAGATTACATATACGAAAATGATGGGTTCAAGGTCGAATATGAAGTAAATATATTCCAGACAAAcaattcacatttttcgtACGAGCTGTTATACTCTCCCCTTctcacttttattttaactattctatatatctttttaattttacaatatGGAAGCAAAATCCTGCAGAACATCATGTCGAAAGAACACAAGCATACAATGGTCGTGTGTGTAGCTTTTGTAATTTTGGTACAGCTAATATCTAACTCTTTGCTACTTATCCATTTGTTGGTGTATTCAAAAAACGGAATTGGAATTGAGCTTTTTAAGATTTCTTTCAACCTGCTGAATTTTTTGGCTCAAATTATAATGTGCACCATGTTGCTTTCGCTAAGTTACGGCTTGACCATTTTCGAGGCCTCCTTCGACATTTTTGCCAGGATCAAGGTGATATTTGGCGTCATTACCTTTTTTCACGTAAGAGGCGCAGCCGCGATGAGCAGCGCAGCGAAGCGCACataaatgtgcatacatgCGTGTACTCGTGCACCATGCAGAATGCCGCCACCTGTGCGATGCCAAAATTGAGCTGTGCAGAGAATTCGTTGCTCAGTtggtctctttttttaaaagcgaTGCACAAGCTGGGTGTATCGCGCAGCAGTGGGCATTTCGATGAGACCgcgcattttttcaattgcAAAATGGCACTCAGTGTTAAAGCGCCATGATATCGTTCTGCTCGTTTTTTTACCACATTAGCGTGCGCGAAAAAagatatgcatatatatatatacatatatatatatatttttttttccctccccgtGTACACACTGCTGCGCCTTATATTCGACGTTGTAGCCTTTTCTGCCACCCGCGCACACGTAGGCGCTTAGCAccatttttgccattccCCCCTCTTTGCAGGTCGTCTTAGTCATCCTGGACAACACATACATCATGGAGTCGTCATCCAAATTCTTCGACAATGATAACATTACGGGATACATAATACTAGCCTTGAGAGTACTACTAGCCATTGTATACCACGTCAATAtaaacaatttatttttagttgCAAAGGTCCCTACcattcgtaattttttaaaaaagatgtacatatatggactgttttacatattttccttccctaTCATTTTTATGGTTTGCTACATTTTTGATACATATTGGAGACAGCGATTTATGTTGTTTGGGACGGCATTTTTGCAGTATGTTTCTACATACTTTATCACGAAAATGTTCTTAACTAATTCAGAGTACTTTAAAGTTTCAGATATGTCGGCAAGCGATCTCCCTGGAGCAACCTCCAGTTGGTTCAATCAGAAAATACACACGTAttgaaaaaggagggggaaaaaaaaatgtgaaaaatgaacaatacACTagcgaaatgaagaaaaatcaaatGTATAGCTTGATTAATTTGCTCATTCGTTATATccaatgtttatttttatttatttatttttttactgttaTTGTTATGTACGTGGTGATCACCCGTTAGCGCGCTTGGGGCGCACATACATAAACATAATATgtgtaaatgtatatatacatagcGCACGCGTGCGTGtgtgcgtatttttttcgcttaaataggtttttccattttttttttttttttttttttgtcttttattCAACA
This genomic stretch from Plasmodium cynomolgi strain B DNA, chromosome 14, whole genome shotgun sequence harbors:
- a CDS encoding hypothetical protein (putative); this translates as MSDISDFSETEEFSENEKQKKFFKKKKSKNSTLSQNYTTDKAEMFSKNSSMRSVDNALDVNGKLSIQKSGTFASSKSGVTKKGSQDDNMLVGNESKSFKNLYSSSKLNEEGKPSSTPSPNSRVADCVMSPPEFFLSHIYHDNKVFTKKYGHSIVEYENEFFIYGGINSKNEYLDEFLTFTYGLNTFTSKKLSVNPGKRAYSSMTLTYNINNNPSLLLFGGLCGPNVLAKDCYMYDFMEDTWSKYTYKLESIPGTRYGHSYTFCSSTYTTVIWGGLNRNNELLNTGHKFIGGEWSEIKHKGICPSGRVFSSIVWLDRVTKDNINYKFLYLFGGDTTNKGTPTDELWVYNFNHENWTMVKNSSGEAPCPRWKHGAVIIDKNMWISGGLCSGWFSNYSIPDLYIASKQIHNCYDYGTLNLHSLTKAFFLFGGKNANNDPTSNVCRFAPLCTSVSIMTMRNEIKRFSNYVLEVKKESEETANNVSEMQKIIHTFSLDIKDFKILFEALTRSIQLLRENIENVDKEVALLRQKLSEDEKKGEVAEKAPAAGVEPSAAEPVADGEVKANEAGKAEGP
- a CDS encoding hypothetical protein (putative) produces the protein MAKKNCYFLLFWILALLTTLLNVKGKVFHGSFNIRKNEKIHYLTKFSCSIGTCQFNIKMKLKDNIIAKLLHYYYKMSSKSSTDGEDHTDKLFHMDYDNAYHVLINNDLHGVSQRVTLMLDIEQNYVNQGEKCQALGNLRSVHRLNIPFHFKYSDLVNSKTYNIKTFMSNKYSISFNTIHSELKNNKVLQSEISSYASAMNEKDFNYEYVNISAKTTHRVHVWFLMFDDCYHSFIRNLKLNIKAKIAYWEYFLSAAKKKDISSLASAAWDQDIIDDAHSDGDDDSNDNSKFYKSYNFDKNTLLENPKRLLFFENNFTKGEIEDMSFFLKYYNFKNMKNFTNMYNNLYKNGFYEKVIDYIYENDGFKVEYEVNIFQTNNSHFSYELLYSPLLTFILTILYIFLILQYGSKILQNIMSKEHKHTMVVCVAFVILVQLISNSLLLIHLLVYSKNGIGIELFKISFNLLNFLAQIIMCTMLLSLSYGLTIFEASFDIFARIKVIFGVITFFHVVLVILDNTYIMESSSKFFDNDNITGYIILALRVLLAIVYHVNINNLFLVAKVPTIRNFLKKMYIYGLFYIFSFPIIFMVCYIFDTYWRQRFMLFGTAFLQYVSTYFITKMFLTNSEYFKVSDMSASDLPGATSSWFNQKIHTY